One stretch of Methanofastidiosum sp. DNA includes these proteins:
- a CDS encoding ferritin family protein, with amino-acid sequence MQKNDKIKIIETAIEAEKETLGTYIKSAIKVSNIVGKNMFLKLALDEMKHREILEVALKAQLEGGKCVFPEVEKNEIKKIVPDVESEIEKTSHLGQDDLAILMLAQKVEKNGIDYYKDCIKNSWDEETKKMFSYLVKMEEEHYSLIQTQIDYIEGTGYWLGIREFTLDD; translated from the coding sequence ATGCAAAAGAATGATAAGATAAAGATCATTGAAACTGCAATTGAGGCAGAAAAGGAAACGTTAGGAACCTATATTAAATCTGCAATAAAAGTTTCAAACATTGTTGGCAAGAACATGTTTTTGAAATTGGCTCTTGACGAAATGAAGCACAGAGAAATTTTAGAGGTCGCTCTTAAAGCTCAGCTTGAAGGTGGAAAATGCGTATTCCCAGAAGTAGAAAAAAATGAGATAAAAAAAATTGTCCCCGATGTTGAAAGTGAGATTGAAAAAACAAGCCACTTGGGGCAGGATGATTTAGCTATTTTGATGCTGGCCCAAAAAGTTGAGAAAAACGGTATAGACTATTACAAAGATTGCATAAAAAATTCTTGGGATGAAGAAACAAAAAAGATGTTTTCATACCTTGTCAAGATGGAGGAAGAGCATTATTCTCTCATCCAGACACAGATTGACTATATCGAAGGAACGGGGTATTGGCTTGGCATAAGAGAGTTTACCCTTGATGATTAA
- a CDS encoding DUF521 domain-containing protein, translating to MYLTKEEERILEGKEGYAAQKSMEILASLGDIYGADKLIPVSSCQIAGASYKTIGDAGLFFVSEFSKSSKVKVKSTLNPIGMDSTEWQRMGIKKEFAEKQLEILDAYLKMGIDCSCTCTPYLIGNRPDCGEHVAWSESSAVSFVNSVLGAKSNREGGPSSLASSIIGKTPNYGLHLEENRKAGVIIDVKAQIRSYSDVGALGNYVGSIIGSKIPYFKNLELDSDKLKSLGATMAASGSVALYHVEGLTPEYNKAIADNLEKIEVGKEEIEESKCKLNSSDDMELICIGCPHCSVGEVTEALEIFKKEGRKFKGDIWICTSRYVKNELERTGVAQEIEKYAKLLADTCMVVTPIEEMYQKTATNSGKAAIYLPSLCKQKVRFGDLGSLIRDFK from the coding sequence ATGTACCTTACTAAGGAAGAAGAGCGTATTCTGGAAGGTAAAGAAGGGTATGCCGCACAAAAATCTATGGAGATCCTAGCTTCTTTGGGAGATATTTATGGTGCTGATAAACTTATCCCTGTTTCATCATGCCAGATAGCTGGAGCTTCTTACAAGACTATAGGTGATGCTGGACTTTTCTTTGTATCAGAGTTTTCTAAGAGCTCTAAGGTAAAGGTAAAATCAACATTGAATCCAATAGGAATGGACTCAACAGAATGGCAGCGAATGGGGATAAAAAAAGAGTTTGCAGAAAAGCAACTTGAGATCCTTGATGCTTATCTAAAGATGGGAATAGACTGTAGCTGTACATGTACCCCTTATTTGATTGGAAATAGACCCGATTGCGGGGAGCATGTTGCATGGAGTGAATCCTCTGCGGTATCATTTGTAAACTCCGTCCTTGGTGCAAAAAGCAATAGGGAGGGGGGACCATCCTCTCTTGCTTCTAGTATAATAGGGAAGACCCCAAACTATGGGCTACATCTCGAAGAAAATAGAAAGGCGGGAGTAATAATTGATGTTAAAGCCCAAATCAGATCATATTCTGATGTTGGTGCTCTGGGAAATTACGTTGGTTCAATTATTGGAAGTAAGATCCCTTACTTTAAGAATTTAGAGCTGGACTCTGACAAGCTAAAGTCACTTGGCGCCACTATGGCGGCCTCTGGCTCAGTAGCCTTATACCATGTTGAAGGATTGACACCAGAGTATAACAAAGCGATAGCTGATAATCTAGAAAAAATAGAAGTCGGCAAAGAAGAGATAGAGGAAAGTAAATGCAAATTAAACTCTTCTGACGATATGGAACTTATATGCATAGGTTGTCCTCACTGCTCTGTTGGAGAGGTAACAGAGGCCTTGGAGATTTTCAAAAAAGAGGGAAGAAAATTCAAAGGGGACATATGGATATGCACTTCAAGGTATGTAAAAAATGAGCTTGAAAGAACTGGAGTTGCGCAAGAAATAGAAAAGTATGCTAAGCTTTTAGCAGATACATGCATGGTTGTAACACCTATTGAAGAGATGTACCAAAAAACAGCGACTAATTCTGGAAAAGCGGCAATTTACCTTCCTTCTCTCTGTAAACAAAAGGTAAGATTTGGAGATTTAGGATCCTTAATAAGGGACTTCAAATAA
- the pgk gene encoding phosphoglycerate kinase, with product MKILKTPHHDLVFAEFSDLPETTGTVYFRTDINGPPGPSVRMEQAVDTICELRKHQEPGSNILVIAHASKAEKSIEDNFSELKAEVENSKVKTALPLKNIFFARDMEELRKLNESNKDSIVFLENVRKICGDELVPPTDSTQTEFWQYFTKYTKINGALSCCHRDALSLRLFADGCYCNNSFLSELYDITQLYTDTSELKMWGVAGAKSEKLDAIRLTEGRDDLMVVLDGGPVFVLLLWALSQKAPSLKRTLPTSIGKENTELIEKFYKKNWDKVKENALEIAKKIDNGSISMILPIDVNIKKSDGTTKTVNLKDIGEGKFESIGPNSITMIGNMAAKRIFLQNGSWEQRENLDCCKAESTTNSFCKEVLNKSSKFFINGGDTVSDIRTLENELKLSKYREKGKLKELAVGGFVVHWWKYLYHGKYVPHGVNYAEIGSFRTLYMKKKEQRGFN from the coding sequence ATGAAGATATTAAAAACTCCACATCACGATCTTGTTTTTGCTGAGTTTTCTGATCTTCCTGAGACGACGGGTACGGTCTACTTTAGAACTGATATTAATGGACCTCCTGGCCCTTCAGTTAGAATGGAGCAAGCAGTTGACACAATCTGTGAGCTAAGAAAACATCAGGAACCTGGATCAAACATTCTTGTAATAGCTCATGCCTCAAAGGCAGAGAAATCAATTGAAGATAATTTTAGTGAACTAAAGGCAGAAGTTGAAAATAGTAAGGTGAAAACAGCTCTTCCCCTAAAAAATATATTCTTTGCAAGGGATATGGAAGAACTTAGAAAATTAAACGAGTCTAATAAGGACTCAATTGTATTCTTGGAAAACGTTAGAAAGATCTGCGGTGATGAGCTTGTGCCACCAACTGACTCTACTCAGACTGAATTTTGGCAGTACTTCACGAAGTATACAAAGATAAATGGGGCCCTTTCCTGCTGCCACAGGGATGCTCTTTCTCTCAGGCTTTTTGCTGATGGCTGTTACTGCAATAACAGTTTCTTAAGTGAACTTTATGATATAACTCAACTCTATACCGACACAAGCGAACTAAAAATGTGGGGAGTGGCAGGTGCAAAGTCAGAAAAACTTGATGCTATTAGACTTACAGAAGGAAGAGATGACCTTATGGTGGTCCTTGATGGTGGGCCTGTATTTGTTTTACTCTTGTGGGCACTTTCTCAAAAGGCACCTTCACTAAAGAGGACGCTCCCAACGTCAATTGGAAAAGAGAACACTGAATTAATAGAAAAGTTCTACAAGAAAAACTGGGACAAGGTAAAAGAAAACGCACTTGAAATAGCAAAAAAGATCGACAACGGCTCCATCAGTATGATATTACCAATTGATGTCAATATCAAAAAATCTGATGGCACGACAAAGACGGTAAATCTAAAGGATATTGGAGAAGGAAAGTTTGAATCTATAGGCCCAAACAGCATTACAATGATTGGGAACATGGCCGCAAAGAGGATATTCCTCCAGAACGGATCCTGGGAGCAGAGAGAGAATCTTGATTGCTGCAAGGCAGAATCAACAACAAACAGCTTCTGCAAAGAAGTCCTAAACAAATCAAGCAAATTTTTCATAAATGGTGGCGACACAGTTTCAGATATAAGAACTCTTGAAAATGAGCTCAAACTTTCAAAGTACAGAGAGAAGGGAAAACTAAAGGAGCTTGCAGTTGGTGGATTTGTCGTACACTGGTGGAAGTACCTCTACCACGGAAAGTATGTTCCTCACGGTGTAAACTATGCAGAGATAGGAAGCTTTAGGACCCTCTACATGAAAAAGAAGGAGCAAAGGGGTTTTAACTGA